Genomic segment of uncultured Desulfobacter sp.:
TTGGGTCATAACGGCTTTTTTTCGGCTTGATTTATACGTTTTTTATTACGGCGGAGAAATCTTCATCTCCACAGTCGTTCTGTCGGGCTTTGATATAAGCGTTGTTTGCCGCAGCGCTTGTATAAAGAGGCTGACCATGGGCATCCCCCAGCAGCAATGCAAGGCGCATATCCTTTTGCATATGTTTCAAAGGAAAGGCCGGCGAGAAATTTTCTTTCATCATAAGGGGGCCTTTGAGCTGAAACATGGGGCAGGTGATGGCTCCCTGGGCGATTACATCAAGGATATCCGCTTTTCCCAGTCCGATTTTATCCCCAAGGTTGAGTCCTTCAGCAAAGGCCGTCATCATGGTTCCCATGATCATGTTAATGACCAGTTTCATCTGTGCCCCCTGGCCCATCGTGGGAAAATAGAAGGATTTTTTCCCCATGATATCCAATGCGTCAGCGGCATCCTCATAGAGCGACTGGTCTCCGGCACAAAGAAACACCAGGGTGCCGTCCTCTGCCGGTTTTTTGCTGCCGGAGACAGGTGCCTCAAGAAACCGGCCGCCCTTTGCCTTAACAGCGTT
This window contains:
- a CDS encoding NAD(P)-dependent oxidoreductase, giving the protein MTTYGFLGLGIMGKAMATNLINAGFDVTVWNRTATACEPLTELGAKQGQTAAEVVANCDITFAMVSDPKAAKAICFGKNGVLEGISKGKSYVDISTVDADTSNEICNAVKAKGGRFLEAPVSGSKKPAEDGTLVFLCAGDQSLYEDAADALDIMGKKSFYFPTMGQGAQMKLVINMIMGTMMTAFAEGLNLGDKIGLGKADILDVIAQGAITCPMFQLKGPLMMKENFSPAFPLKHMQKDMRLALLLGDAHGQPLYTSAAANNAYIKARQNDCGDEDFSAVIKNV